Proteins from one Vicinamibacteria bacterium genomic window:
- a CDS encoding ABC transporter permease produces the protein MVKLALRSFWKNPAFTVVATLTLGIGIGANTAIFSVVHTVLLQPLPFEDPSRIVSLWEYSPDDAGRMHRSRTTAANYFDWKAESKAFEDMALYGSAGLNWTGDGEPEQLLGGRVSASYFSVLGIEPVLGRTFLPEENRIGNHRVLVLSHGLWQNRFGGARDVIGKVLNLDDAPYQIIGVMPPGVYPTWPQATGRTPFLPLYQQFWVPMALSQERAADRGSHVYGVLARLNAEVTLEAARAEMTTIARRLEDAYPRSNAGETVLVVPYMDEVVGGARAVLWTLLAAVGLVLLTACANIAGLNLARAAARQREVALRSALGAGRSVLVRQLLSESMLLGLLGGALGTGLAFAAIDVLVRISPSEIPRLAESGLSPPVLAFTLGLSLLTGFLSGLVPALKSSRPDLKTSLREGARSTTERFGLRSSLVVCEVALAVILVVAAGLLVQSFRRLREVDLGFAGKNVLLADLALPRSRYEDWKSVSRFHREVLDRLRMFPAVSEAALAYDHPLESNWIDSFRIVDGVQTEESFAAALRIVSPGYFRALGIDLRQGREFTELDDAEHPGAVIVNDAFVRRYFGGSGAMGRSIYSSTPSFMGIDLPDTFEIVGVVEDVRFLGPRSDPEPAFYLPAGQFPVNEMLLTVRTETDPLGLAAGIRGEIWAIDPNLPVSNVTTMERYVGEALAQPRFTASVLSFFGVAALALAALGLYGILAFTVARRTSEIGIRMALGARANDVIAMVVGQGLRLTTFGLVLGLAGAFITSRVLSGLLFGVRGTDVTTFGAAVVFLGLVAAGASYVPARRAARVEPLRALRYD, from the coding sequence ATGGTAAAGCTCGCCTTACGCTCGTTCTGGAAGAACCCCGCATTCACGGTGGTAGCCACTCTCACTCTCGGCATCGGCATCGGCGCGAATACGGCCATTTTCAGCGTGGTGCACACGGTCCTGCTCCAGCCTCTTCCCTTCGAGGACCCGTCCCGGATCGTCTCGCTCTGGGAATACTCGCCCGACGACGCCGGCCGCATGCACCGCTCCCGCACCACGGCAGCCAACTACTTCGATTGGAAGGCCGAGAGCAAGGCCTTCGAGGACATGGCGCTCTATGGTTCCGCCGGTCTGAACTGGACGGGAGACGGAGAGCCGGAGCAGCTGCTCGGCGGGCGGGTGAGCGCGAGCTACTTCTCCGTGCTCGGCATCGAGCCCGTCCTCGGTCGAACCTTTCTTCCCGAGGAGAACCGGATCGGTAATCATCGCGTCCTCGTTCTCAGCCACGGGCTGTGGCAGAACCGCTTCGGCGGGGCGAGAGACGTCATTGGAAAGGTGTTGAACCTCGACGATGCTCCCTATCAGATCATCGGGGTCATGCCGCCCGGCGTCTATCCCACCTGGCCGCAGGCGACCGGACGGACGCCTTTCCTGCCTCTCTATCAGCAGTTCTGGGTCCCGATGGCGCTCTCCCAGGAGAGGGCGGCCGATCGGGGATCCCATGTGTACGGGGTGCTGGCCCGGTTGAACGCCGAGGTCACGCTCGAAGCCGCCCGTGCGGAAATGACCACCATTGCGAGACGGCTCGAGGACGCCTACCCCCGGTCGAACGCGGGCGAGACCGTCCTCGTCGTTCCTTACATGGACGAGGTCGTCGGTGGTGCGAGAGCCGTCCTGTGGACTCTGCTGGCCGCCGTGGGACTCGTTCTCCTGACCGCTTGCGCCAACATCGCCGGCCTCAATCTCGCGCGCGCCGCGGCGCGCCAGAGGGAGGTCGCCCTTCGCTCCGCGCTGGGTGCCGGCCGATCCGTCCTGGTACGGCAGCTCCTGAGTGAAAGCATGCTGCTCGGTCTCCTCGGAGGAGCGCTCGGAACGGGGCTCGCGTTTGCCGCAATCGATGTCCTGGTTCGCATCAGCCCCTCGGAGATCCCCCGGCTTGCCGAGTCGGGCCTGAGCCCGCCGGTGCTCGCATTCACTCTGGGATTGTCCTTGCTCACGGGCTTTCTTTCTGGCCTCGTCCCGGCACTGAAATCGTCCCGTCCGGATCTAAAGACCAGTCTCCGAGAGGGCGCCCGCTCGACGACCGAGCGTTTCGGCCTGAGAAGCTCGCTCGTGGTCTGCGAGGTGGCGCTCGCCGTGATTCTCGTGGTCGCCGCGGGGCTCCTCGTTCAGAGCTTTCGGCGGCTGCGGGAGGTCGATCTGGGTTTTGCGGGAAAGAACGTTCTCCTGGCCGACCTCGCGCTTCCGCGGTCCCGGTACGAAGACTGGAAATCGGTATCGCGGTTCCATCGTGAGGTCCTGGATCGGCTGCGGATGTTTCCCGCCGTCTCCGAGGCCGCGCTCGCGTATGACCACCCTCTCGAATCGAACTGGATCGATAGCTTCCGTATCGTCGACGGGGTCCAGACGGAGGAATCATTCGCGGCGGCGCTGCGGATCGTAAGCCCAGGCTATTTCCGGGCACTCGGCATCGATCTACGCCAGGGCAGAGAGTTCACCGAGCTCGACGATGCGGAGCATCCCGGAGCCGTCATCGTGAACGACGCCTTCGTGCGGCGCTATTTCGGGGGCAGTGGAGCGATGGGACGCTCGATCTACTCCAGCACGCCGAGCTTCATGGGCATCGACCTGCCGGACACCTTCGAGATCGTTGGAGTCGTCGAGGACGTCCGGTTTCTCGGCCCGAGGTCCGATCCCGAGCCTGCCTTCTATCTGCCCGCCGGTCAGTTCCCGGTAAACGAAATGCTCCTGACGGTCCGAACGGAGACCGACCCGCTCGGACTCGCCGCGGGAATCCGGGGGGAGATCTGGGCGATCGACCCCAACCTGCCAGTCTCGAACGTGACGACGATGGAGCGATACGTCGGCGAAGCACTGGCACAGCCTCGATTCACCGCGTCGGTGCTGAGCTTCTTCGGCGTGGCGGCCCTCGCCCTCGCTGCGCTGGGCCTCTACGGCATTCTCGCTTTCACCGTGGCGCGACGAACGAGCGAGATTGGAATTCGGATGGCGCTCGGTGCCCGGGCGAACGACGTCATCGCCATGGTGGTCGGGCAGGGCTTGCGCCTGACGACCTTCGGGCTCGTTCTGGGGCTCGCGGGAGCGTTCATCACGAGCCGGGTGCTTTCGGGCCTGCTATTCGGCGTACGCGGTACCGACGTGACGACGTTCGGCGCGGCAGTCGTCTTCCTGGGCCTTGTCGCCGCGGGAGCAAGCTATGTTCCGGCCCGCCGCGCGGCGCGGGTGGAGCCGCTCCGGGCGCTCCGTTACGACTGA